A region of the Numenius arquata chromosome 2, bNumArq3.hap1.1, whole genome shotgun sequence genome:
CATAGTGCTTGAATTTTACAGTTGCTACCTACAGTTTTTATGTAGCgtaataaatatttgtatgtacTGTAAAACTCTGCTTAATGCAATGTAGCTTGGCAAtcctggggagaggaaaaggccTGGTGAGCAATTTAAAGTCAGTTTCTCTTCTCGGTTAACAATGAAGGCAAAGCATTTGAAGTCTGGGGTAGTCAAAATCTTTAGTGTAGTGGTACAAGAGtaattccccccttcccccctttctAGTATCCTGAAATGAGCCAGGGAAATTTTTGGAGGTCTCTAACCTCCCATAAGTAATCATATACAAGTATTGCTATTTTAAAGCCGTGCTATGTTGTGCTGATAGCTTTTTTGCAAAAAGTATAACTTGTTACTTCTTAATAACTCACTCCtagtttttggtatttttttaaagcaaactttaTCACCTGCAGTTTAGAACAACTTCAGAGCAGTAAAATACTAATTTGATGTTAAGTTAggaaaatgtaaattaatgtCCCAGAGTCTTAACTTCTAGGATTTGCTGAACATTTCAGCTTCATCTTTCACCTTTTATAGGCTATACTGGTGGTAATGATAGTCAGGATTAATAAACTTTAAATTGCTAAAAGCTTATTATGTTGCATTTGCATCTGAATGGATGAATCTAGAAGCTTATGTGTGTCTGTTGTCCAGGTCTGACTAGAGCATTAGGATTTAATCACTGATTTAGGGCAGAAGAAGGAATAAAATGTTGTGTTGGAGTTCTGTTGTAATGCAAGATAAATTATATGTATCGATAGCTATAGTGTTAAAATTTCCCTAGCTAAACTACTATACAGCATCACACTAttaccacaaagaaaaaaaaccacctcagtTATTTCTTGCAAGTTACTTACATTATGCTTCTGATAGAATTGGCACATCTCATTTTTAGTAGCTTACATTGTTCCTTGGCCTTTAAGTTAGGGGCAATGACTCTAGAATTATACTAAGCAGTAGATGTCAGTTTGAAATGGACATTTTAGACATGCTTGTTTGAAAATACAGCACAGCAGTTGTTTTTGTAATGTTCCTAGGATTTTCTTAAGCATTTCTGTAGCCTGCAGAAACCAATAATTTGAGGCTCAAATCCAGTATTTTTCCAGGGATGTCTGTTGCCAGGGATGTCGGACTTAAAAGAGTGAGTGGATTTGCAGACCTTTGCACCTGACAGAGTATTCCGTTTAGTACACTTATCTCTTTATGCTGTTCTGTTTGTAACAGTAGTTTATGCAGTGAGATTAGATTTTGTGCTATCATTTCAAATGAGTTAATGTTCCTcttaacttgaaaatattttggcgtgtgtttggtttttttatatagcCTAAACTATACAAGTCTATTATTGAAGATGTGATTGAAGGTGTGCGGGAACTCTTTGCAGAAGAGGGTGTAGAGGAGCAGGTTCTGAAAGATTTGAAACAGGTTTGTTGGGTTCCCCTGCATTAATAAAagttgtgttgtgttttcttttttttttcttttgagatgagGTACCTGGCTGTTTCTTTGCCCTCCAAAACATGCAAACTTTTGCTCTAACATAGAGTTTCAAATATCCTGCAAACAATCTATGGGCTGCTGGAAGTCAAAATTCAGTAGTGAACCATGTTGATTGAATAGAATCAGTCAATTTACTCTTGGAAAAACTAGGAATATGTTATTATCATTTTAGATGTCCTCTGTTTTTCAAGCTGATATCTGTTGACCTTAATCTTTCTGCAGCTTTGGGAAACCAAGGTGATGCAGTCTAAAGCAACAGAAGGCTTCTTCAGACACAGCCACCGTCCTCCACAGTTTACCCTGCAGTTGCCGCACAGTTTTCACCGTGTTCTGCAGGCTTCAGCAGGTCAGGTGGTGTTAAACACAGCAGATGCACTTTAAGAATAGCTCAGTGATTCAGGCATCTTTTTGGAAGACTTGAAGGTGCTGCAATAATCTTGGTTTGCGGCGCTTATGTATGTATCTAGTGTGATGGGGAACAGTAATTATTTGAAAGCTGAATTTGACCAATAAAAGATGAATTAAACTTTGAAAAACTAATGCAGTTATGTCTACGTACTCTTGATCTGCTGCTTGTTTCCAGTagcaaaatatgaagaaaattttaGTCCAGATGTCCAGAATTTGCCCTTCAATTGCAAATTTACCAGTAGGGTTAAGCTTTCACTTCCCCTTTTGATGTGTGGCATGATGTGTGCAGAGGTTATATGGCATGTTTGTGCCATGCAGCTCTGCTGTAGTGTTGGAGTTTAATCTGCTTCTACACTTGTTAAAATGTAATCCCTTGCTCAAACAGAAGAGTGGGAGTTTTGGGGGAGTTTTCTGGTTTGTCTTTCAGTTAGGTTTCCTAGAAGCAGTATTCCCATTGCAGAGAAGTACTCGACTTTCACACAAGCCCTGACATCAGGACCTATTCTTCCCAATTAACTCCAGCTGACTGCTGTGGGAATGTTATGGTAGAGTGTAATGCTCAGCTGAGGCTTCTCCCAGTGTGAGAGGCCATTAGGACCTTTCCCCTTAAAGGACGAAAAACCCATATGAggtaatttaatgaaaatatgtgTCATAGTGCACTTCAAGGTTGGGCAGGCAcacttcatctgttttttttacAATCTTCATAGGTGAATGGACTTGGTTTGGAGacagatgttttatttattcCATGTGGCTAAAGGGAATACACTTTTGGCTTTGTTTGCTGTTGGAGGCCTTGTATTTAATGACCTTTACCTTGTTACTGCTAAGTTTTGGAAGGGAAATATTAAGGCAAAATGATCTGTTGAAGCCAGtgaagtggttttgttttgtttggtagtggttgttttttaaatgggattttaattGTCCTATTGCTAGAGATTTTCAAATAGTTAGGGCTACCTAAATTGTTTGCTTCTTGAAGCCCGGGAAAGTTTTCCCTTTGGCTTATcttttcccactgaagtcagtattgaatgcttttgaaaatcccaccctaCTGTTGCTGCTATTGACACCACTGGATTTGTTCAGGTGCAGAAAAACGCTTGCATGTTTTCCTCATGTTGACAAGGCAATCATTTTACATATATGCTTTTTGGAAACGTTAATATGGTAGCATTGCACACCTGTCCTTCAAGTTGACGTAATAAATAGAAATGGCATGCTTGATTTTTACAGTACAACTTAAACAGATCAAATagttaaatagaaatattttaaaaacaaaaaaaaaaaaacaacctccaaGACCAGCTTTtagcaaaatgtaaattttataaATACAGGGTATAACCTTTCCCTCCTGAGCACAGCATCAAATTGATGGAACATAAAGGGAAGTATATTCAAGAGCCTTATCTAGATGTGTGCACTTGTTTGTTGATCTAATGAATATGAACTGAAATTAGATTGCTTTAGTTTCAGCAGTGCTTGCTGTAAATTACTGAAAGATCAACTGTGTctgagaaattaatgtttttttgtaaagtggccatgttttttttccccatgtagcTTCTTTAGTTATCCCAACTGGCAGAGGTTTTCCGCCTTTCACAGCAGCAGACCTGGTATGTAGCTGtagtgacattttatttcaatgtTGATTATTCTAAGTTCTAAATGATTAAGTTTGTCAGTTGTTAATAGGTTTAAGGGGAGGCaagtattaaatattttccatgtatAGATGCTTAAGGACAGCATTTAGGGACTGAAAAGTAGCATTTCCCATGACAATTTCATCTGTCCAATATAGTATAGTAGTGAAGGGAGCAGGAGTTCTGCTGAGGGGGAATCAACAGCTGAAGAAACTGACTGTTTTTACTTCTAGCTCtgcgggttggtttttttttttgtttgtacggttttcattaaaaaaaccaaaaccaaaactttagTCTGTGGAGGGAGAGCTGGAACTCTGCTGCATCTGCTTGAGCAGTGAAAAGGGATGGGGATCTTCCAGTTGATTTTGCAAGCAGTGCTGCCAGAAATGTGTTGGAAGACATGGCTGCATGTATTTAGCCTGTAGGATGGAAGTGTAGTGGAAATGCACATCTAcagatccttttttaaaaattatttttattactgggtGTTCAAATAATGCGTGATTGGGAAATGTTAGCACTAGCGAAGCTGGGAGCAGCATTATCTGTGAGGAATAGAAATAATCCAGAAGAGAATTAGTGTTTTTAGAGTTGACAGGTTCTGAACTCTGGGCATGACAAAATTTGGGGAGGGGCTACTAATTGTCAGAGCTTGATGACTTTGAGTGCCTCCTGAGCCTCAGGCTGACTAGCTTTCCAAGCTGAAATATAATATTGGGAAGATGTTTGTGTAACATGCAAGTTTCCCGATTGAAAATTTGGATTTCCCCAGAACAGCTAGTTTGAAAGGGAGCTGTATGTCCAACTCTttgctttccaggagaaaaagagaacGTGAAGTGACGTCATAGGCCTAGGCAAGGAGTCTGTGTTGTGTGGAGTAATGCATAAGCTTAGGCAAAAGTGGTTCTGAGTGgggaaaaatacttttctggaTGGTGTGTACATTGATGGGGAGACAGGAAAGTGTTCTGTTAACAAAAAGAGAATGTTataactggaaaaaaggaaacgcGGTGAGTCGTTATCCTGTGAATACAGAACACTTTATCTGTCTATATCTCAACAGTCTGAAGCAACTCTTTAGTAAAGATGATCACAAAAAGACCCTCATTCGTGTTTCATCTGGATGTGTTTGTGTGACATCTAGGGCCCTAGGAGATAAAGTATGCACTATTTCTTAATAAAGCTCTTGTGTCTCTAGGGCGCTTCACGAGCAGGTGCAACTCTTACTCTCCCTTCAGGCATTGCTTATCCTATCCATGTACCCGCCGGAGTGACGCTACAGACGGCAGCTGGTAAGATTAAAGAGGAGGTGGAAAATGTTACACTGTGTTGACTGTATGTGGATATTGAAAAATGCTCCCAAGCACtatagatgaaaagaaaataataatgtgaAGTATAGGTGGGTAGAGCTGGttatcctcctcttcctttgTAGTTTGTGTTTGTAATTGCTGCATGGGGGAAGTAATTACATTGATTAGTTAGTTTGTCAGTTGTGTACACTTGCAAGATCAGTTAACATGGGCTGCCAGGTGatgccatttttttattttacaactcCTCACAAATGTGTTCCTTTGTCAGCCCAGACAAAGGTATCTCCTCCTCCTATATCAGGGACAATCTTCcatgttttaaaaaggtaaagaTATTCTGGTGCTTCAGAATCAAATTGCTTTCTTATTCAAATAAAATCCATCCATTCAAATAAAAACCATCCATTAACCTTTTTTGCTTATGCTCTTTTGCTGATAAAACCTCCTGTACTACTTGTACAAAAATGTGCTTGTACTGCTTAGAGTGTGATGAGTGGAAGACTTATTTCATTCATAGATTGACTCTTTCCTCAAACACCTGTTCTTTGAGAATTAATGTCACTAGATACCTATTTCAGGAATAATTCCCAAGGTTTTGAGACATATAGGCTGGTATtagtgactctgtgtgtgtgtaagcaTGCATGTGGGGAAAGAATAGCTAAATGAAATTGGGAATTTAGCTCTGGCATCTTATTTCTAACACTAATAATAATAACTTTAAGGATTCAGTATTTGAAATGGTTTTCATACAATAAGAAGACAGATAAActaggagcctttttttttttttttttaaactaaactagGCAGGTTTTTCTAGAGGAGATACCTAAAGGTCCTTAAAGAAGTGAAATATCCCTGTAGATATGGAATAGTTTACTGTTTCATCTTGTATTCCTTAGTTTCTGAAATGACacagaaagaaattcaaaacaggattttctttttttttttccttttaaatctggTATGTAATTAAATTACTGAACTTACTGCCACAGGGTATTGTGGAAGCCCAGACCAAAAAAGAGGTATTAAACATGATGGTAGGGATGGAAGTTCTGACTGACAAAGCCTCTGAACGCTTAATTTTCAAAGGCTGAAATTGTGCTTTGGGAAAGTACTGCTTTGTAAACATCCTGTTTCTCACAGTTTGCCTGAGTGTTTGCTATTGGTTATTAGTGGTAACAGGACAAGTGTTTAACCTGTAGTTTAACCTGCTGCAGCAGTTTTTAACTCTTCCCTTTGTAGGGCACCTTTATAAGGTAAATGTGCCTGTTATGGTTACACAGGCCGCAGGAGATGCAAATATTCTACATCATCCTGTTCAGCAGATATTTCAGCCTCTTGGGCAGCCTTCAGTTCTGCAAGCCAACATTGCCAGCGTTGCACAGGTGAACGCATCTtctgcccaggcagctgctgaaaCATTGCAACCCCAGGAGACTGCCCTCCAACAGACCATGGTATTTCAACCAACtcttatggaaaaaaaccacctggaGAACTCTGCCAATACTACCTTGGTCCAGCAGCCTTCTGTGAATCAGCAGCAACTTGCAACCAATGCAGTGTTGAATCAGCATGCAGACTCAACAGAAAAATCCCAGCACGGCAATCTTCACACAGCTGTGTTTACTCCAGAATCCTCTGAAGGGTTTTCTCCTGCTGAATCCTTGGCAAACAACTCAAGCAGCGTGCTGCTGGATGTGGAGGGGCAGTTAGACATTGAGCCTCAGGGGTTGATGCAACAGCAGGTGTCTGATGATATCATTGACCTGATTATCACAGGCAAAAGTTTGGATGATGATACTGTTCTGAAAGATCAGGAGAGCATTGCTTCCTCTGACAAGGTAAgaccttttatttttcagctgatgcAAATACATCTGTTGGAGATGGTTGGTCAAATTATCATAGGAGGTATGATCAAACACATCTGTGAGTGTCAAGTAGCACctttaaattataataataacaattattataattttaaagttcATTCTTGAGGTTGTTTTGAGTAGCAGTAGCAGACTGCCTATTTTTACATAAAGAATTTGTTACGAATATTGCTAAAATACTGGGATTAAAGATAATGTAAATCTAAAAAATGCTGAAAGTATAATGGTTAGATAGAATGTATTCTTAATCTTACTAACTATTTTGGAAAATAATAGGGTGTTTTTTTGCAACTGAAGCAGGCATGAATGACCCTTTGAGAACTTCCATTTCATTCTGTTACTGAATCTGCCTGTGGATACTGATCAGTTGTGGCTTTTGCTGCGTCAGCTGGGATTAGTTTTAACTTGTAATGTGTGAAGAGCGTTTAACTTTCTTTGAGAATGCATATTGAGTATGAAAAGTCAGATTTGATAAGTGAAAATCTGCTGGAAGGAAATgtatttccttgggaaaaaaacctgaacaaacaAGAATTCAGCTAGAGCCGCGTGGAAAACTTGAATTCTTTTAATTAACAGGTCGCTTTCCTGACCTCATCTAATTTTTGTTCCAGAAATTATTTGCAGATGTTTTAAGTTCAGGTTGGCTTGCTGACTTTGAGTTGTAGTGCTTGTATGTGATTGAGGTAAatttattaaatgcaaatttaatgaCAGTAATGACAAATGACTGTAAATAGAAAGCATGTTATATTGCTCATCTGAACTTTGATGGCAGGATGATGAAGACCGTCTGTAGTAAGAACGGAAGGTCAAaacaaagtgttatttttttgaaGTAGAAAGTTTATATGGATGTGAATTAAGTGCTACAATAAAGATTTAATGAGAAACCGAAGATGGTTGAAAGCTTAAAGCCCTTTTATGCCCCTGTGAATGATCTGTTTAGGAATTCTAGCACTTTTATGAACACTAACTTGAAGTACTGAAATATTTACTGTCTCTCTCCACTTTTTATACCTTATTTAAACACAGCATTTGGATTGAGTTGAGGGAGAGGGATGAGTTAATCttgacttttatttaaaaatgtaaaatactattttttggGGCGGCGGCGTAGCTcgtttcctttttcttgtttggttggtttttggagTTTTCTTTGCAACAGAAATTCTAAAGGCCCACTTGATCGTCTTTTCCTTTAAGTTGGTTTGAGTACAATAGTGTTTAAAGAAAATTCTAATAAAACGTCTTTCTATATTGCTGGGGAATATTTGTCATGGATTCCATTTAAGGTTAGGTGTAAGAACAAGATTTGCAAATGTATTTGGGGTTTACAGGTAGGCCAGGACTTGAAACTCTCATTTTAGTGCCCCAGTCTTGTTGCTTTATTAAACAAAAGTCTCAGGCTTTGTACTGAACAGTGGTGCTAATTCACAAGCTGTCTCTGGTCTCTTTTATTCCTGTCAGATGGAACCTACTGAGCAGATGGAATCTAATTTACGATCGGAGAAGGATATCTGCAGTGACATTGAAGGCATAATTCAGCTAGATGGTACTGGTGATGTTTCTCCCAAGGAAGAAATACCACATACGAAAGATAGGGAGGAGAATGAATTCACTGGCTTTATTGAATCAGAAGATCTAAAAGTTCTGGAGGATGAGGAAGACGATGATGAAGAATGTGACAGTATCTCAAACACGGAGTCTAGCAGCAGTGGTGGTGATAATGAAGAGCCCCAAATAGATATAGTTGAGGAGGTAATTTACTTTTAAGCCTTGTGAAACACATTACAATAGTGTATCTTGACTGTTGAATTGGTGTACCCAGAAACAATTCTTAGTAAGTTGAATGCAGAGAATGCATATTTAAGTTACATACCTCTCGAGATAGGAGCTACTGCTGAGAAATTACTGGAGAGCTCGTTATGAGGAGCTTGGACAAATGAAAGAGATGTTGAGAAGTAATTTGTTTATTGGAtgaattaaaatacttaattgcCAGAATTAAAGTTCTATGCTAAAACCGTGGCCTCAGCGGAATggaattctgctttttatttaagtaaGATTGGGATGCAAATctaagtttcttttccttctgaaggaCCACAGGGGTTCAGACAGAGAAGAGAACAATGTGATACAAGTAGGTATATTTCCTAGGAAAAGGCTTTTTGTAAAGGTGTGCAATTTTGTATCCCGGAGATTCACAGTAGAATCAACTCATAGCATCTGGACTT
Encoded here:
- the GTF2A1L gene encoding TFIIA-alpha and beta-like factor, whose amino-acid sequence is MAAAAMAHANPVPKLYKSIIEDVIEGVRELFAEEGVEEQVLKDLKQLWETKVMQSKATEGFFRHSHRPPQFTLQLPHSFHRVLQASAASLVIPTGRGFPPFTAADLGASRAGATLTLPSGIAYPIHVPAGVTLQTAAGHLYKVNVPVMVTQAAGDANILHHPVQQIFQPLGQPSVLQANIASVAQVNASSAQAAAETLQPQETALQQTMVFQPTLMEKNHLENSANTTLVQQPSVNQQQLATNAVLNQHADSTEKSQHGNLHTAVFTPESSEGFSPAESLANNSSSVLLDVEGQLDIEPQGLMQQQVSDDIIDLIITGKSLDDDTVLKDQESIASSDKMEPTEQMESNLRSEKDICSDIEGIIQLDGTGDVSPKEEIPHTKDREENEFTGFIESEDLKVLEDEEDDDEECDSISNTESSSSGGDNEEPQIDIVEEDPLNSGDDVSEQDIPDLFDTDNVIVCQYDKIHRSKNKWKFYLKDGVMSFEGKDHVFAKAIGDAEW